In Acidiphilium acidophilum, one genomic interval encodes:
- a CDS encoding isochorismatase family protein, translating to MALTVLDPNSALIVVDLQKGIVERSLVHPVGGVVERARALADAFRARGLPVVLVNVTGGAPGRTEQPRPALPGGAGWADLVAELGRRDSDILVTKRSWGAFATTDLDARLKALGVTQVVIAGIATATGVEATARQAYELGFNVTLAIDAMTDMRAGAHDYSIANVFPRLGETGVTRDVIALLDAREGGS from the coding sequence ATGGCGTTGACCGTGCTCGATCCGAATTCGGCTCTGATCGTCGTTGATTTGCAGAAGGGCATTGTCGAGCGATCGCTGGTGCATCCGGTCGGGGGTGTCGTCGAGCGGGCGCGGGCGCTTGCGGATGCGTTCCGGGCGCGGGGGTTGCCGGTGGTGCTGGTCAATGTGACGGGCGGGGCGCCGGGTCGGACCGAACAGCCGCGTCCGGCTTTGCCCGGTGGGGCGGGATGGGCGGATCTCGTTGCGGAACTGGGGCGGCGGGACAGCGATATTCTGGTGACGAAGCGGTCGTGGGGGGCGTTTGCGACCACTGATCTGGACGCGCGGCTGAAGGCGCTCGGGGTGACCCAGGTGGTGATTGCGGGCATTGCGACCGCGACCGGCGTGGAGGCGACCGCGCGGCAGGCGTATGAGCTTGGGTTCAACGTGACGCTTGCGATCGATGCCATGACCGATATGCGGGCGGGGGCGCATGATTACAGTATCGCGAACGTGTTTCCGCGGCTCGGCGAGACCGGGGTGACGCGCGACGTTATCGCCCTGCTCGACGCACGGGAGGGGGGATCGTGA
- a CDS encoding aminotransferase class I/II-fold pyridoxal phosphate-dependent enzyme yields the protein MTRSLDDFATAKLAALEAGSLRRRVRQVARGVGAVAVRDGVGLISFSCNDYLNLSQHPAVIEAAVAATRRYGVGAGASRLVTGDHPLYRGLEARLAALKGTADAVVFGSGYLANIGIIPALVGAGDAVFVDELAHACIWAGARLSGAAVVRFGHNDVGDLRRVMAGCGFRRAIVATDGVFSMDGDVAPIDALAVVAAEAGAWLMSDDAHGIGVLDGGRGSPHDGVSLRMGTLSKAVGGYGGYLCASVPVCELIRNRARSFVYTTGLPPGVVAAAAAALDVMAGDAELCARPVRLARMFTGAVGLPEAASPIVPLVLGGAEAALAGQAELEAAGFLVAAIRPPTVPEGTARLRFAFSAAHREADVMRLAEVVRERVMGVA from the coding sequence ATGACCCGGTCACTGGACGATTTCGCGACGGCGAAGCTGGCGGCCCTGGAGGCGGGTTCGTTGCGGCGGCGGGTGCGGCAGGTCGCGCGGGGGGTGGGGGCGGTTGCGGTGCGGGACGGGGTGGGGCTGATTTCGTTTTCCTGCAACGATTATCTGAATTTATCCCAGCATCCGGCGGTGATCGAGGCGGCGGTGGCGGCGACGCGTCGGTATGGGGTCGGGGCGGGGGCGTCGCGGTTGGTGACGGGGGATCATCCGCTTTACCGGGGGTTGGAGGCGCGGCTAGCGGCGTTGAAGGGCACGGCGGATGCGGTGGTGTTCGGGTCGGGGTATCTGGCGAATATCGGGATCATTCCGGCGTTGGTGGGGGCGGGGGATGCGGTGTTCGTGGATGAGCTGGCGCATGCGTGCATCTGGGCGGGGGCGAGGTTGTCGGGGGCGGCGGTGGTGCGGTTCGGGCATAACGATGTGGGCGATTTGCGGCGGGTGATGGCGGGGTGCGGGTTTCGGCGGGCGATCGTGGCGACGGACGGGGTGTTTTCGATGGATGGGGATGTCGCGCCGATCGACGCGCTGGCGGTGGTGGCGGCGGAGGCCGGGGCGTGGCTGATGAGCGACGATGCGCATGGGATCGGGGTGCTCGATGGCGGGCGCGGGTCGCCGCATGACGGGGTTTCGTTGCGGATGGGCACGCTGTCGAAGGCGGTGGGGGGGTATGGCGGGTATTTATGTGCGTCGGTGCCGGTGTGCGAGTTGATCCGGAATCGGGCGCGGAGTTTCGTTTATACGACGGGGTTGCCGCCGGGGGTGGTGGCGGCGGCGGCGGCGGCGCTGGATGTGATGGCGGGGGATGCGGAGTTATGTGCGCGTCCGGTGCGGCTGGCGCGGATGTTCACCGGGGCGGTGGGGTTGCCGGAGGCGGCGAGTCCCATCGTGCCGCTGGTGCTGGGGGGTGCGGAGGCGGCGCTGGCGGGGCAGGCTGAGTTGGAGGCGGCGGGGTTTCTGGTCGCGGCGATCCGGCCGCCGACGGTGCCGGAGGGGACGGCGCGGTTGCGGTTCGCGTTTTCGGCGGCGCATCGGGAGGCGGATGTGATGCGGCTGGCAGAGGTGGTGCGCGAGCGGGTGATGGGGGTGGCATGA
- a CDS encoding adenosylmethionine--8-amino-7-oxononanoate transaminase, whose translation MTTPTATPSPAAPPAWLTTGWNHVWLPYAQMQTAPLPLPVVRTTGSEIHLADGRVLIDGIASWWTACHGYNHPHIIQSVAAQLEAMPHIMFGGLAHEPAYRLATRLAALLPDPLDRVFFTDSGSVAVEVAMKIAVQSRLNRGQPNRTKFLAFHGGYHGDTFATMAICDPEEGMHSLFAGMLPPHIIAPLPRDPTSRATFDDLVERHHHELAGIIVEPLVQGAGGMIFNDAATLRHLRTTADHYGLTLIFDEIFTGFGRTGTMFAHQQTGVTPDIVTLSKALTGGTSPLAATIVSRDLYDAFLSDSPAHALMHGPTFMANPLGCAAANAALDLFETQPRLAQAATIAATLRTELAPCRAIPGVSDVRVMGAIGVVELDHIENPAALRQDFIELGVWVRPFRNIVYLTPALTISDEQLRLLCRVVGEGLRKRSFLKKRTKKLL comes from the coding sequence GTGACCACGCCCACCGCCACCCCGTCTCCCGCTGCGCCGCCAGCCTGGCTCACCACCGGCTGGAACCATGTCTGGCTGCCCTACGCCCAGATGCAGACCGCCCCGCTGCCGCTGCCGGTCGTGCGCACCACCGGCAGCGAAATCCACCTCGCGGATGGCCGCGTCCTGATCGACGGCATCGCCTCGTGGTGGACCGCCTGCCACGGCTACAATCACCCCCACATCATCCAGTCGGTCGCCGCCCAGCTCGAAGCGATGCCCCACATCATGTTCGGCGGCCTCGCCCACGAACCGGCCTACCGCCTCGCCACCCGCCTCGCCGCCCTCCTGCCGGACCCGCTCGACCGGGTGTTCTTCACCGATTCCGGCTCCGTCGCGGTCGAGGTCGCCATGAAAATCGCGGTCCAATCCCGCCTCAACCGCGGCCAGCCCAACCGCACCAAATTCCTCGCCTTCCACGGCGGCTATCACGGCGACACCTTCGCCACCATGGCGATCTGCGACCCCGAGGAAGGCATGCACAGCCTGTTCGCAGGCATGCTGCCCCCCCACATCATCGCCCCTTTGCCGCGCGATCCAACCTCCCGCGCCACCTTCGATGACCTTGTGGAACGCCACCACCACGAACTCGCCGGCATCATCGTCGAACCGCTGGTCCAGGGCGCCGGCGGCATGATCTTCAACGACGCCGCCACCCTCCGCCACCTCCGCACCACCGCCGACCATTACGGCCTCACCCTCATCTTCGACGAAATCTTCACCGGCTTCGGCCGCACCGGCACCATGTTCGCCCACCAGCAAACCGGCGTCACGCCGGACATCGTCACCCTCTCGAAAGCCCTCACCGGCGGCACCTCGCCGCTTGCCGCCACCATCGTCAGCCGCGACCTCTACGACGCCTTCCTCTCGGACTCCCCGGCGCACGCGCTGATGCACGGCCCCACCTTCATGGCCAACCCGCTCGGCTGCGCCGCCGCCAATGCCGCGCTCGACCTGTTCGAAACCCAACCCCGCCTCGCCCAGGCCGCCACCATCGCCGCCACCCTCCGCACCGAACTCGCCCCCTGCCGCGCCATCCCCGGCGTCAGCGATGTCCGCGTGATGGGCGCAATCGGCGTGGTCGAACTCGACCACATCGAAAACCCCGCCGCCCTGCGCCAGGACTTCATCGAACTCGGAGTCTGGGTCCGCCCGTTTCGCAATATCGTCTATCTCACACCTGCCCTGACGATCAGTGATGAACAGCTTCGTCTGCTGTGCAGGGTAGTG
- a CDS encoding MarR family winged helix-turn-helix transcriptional regulator has product MLAQELRALLGKLRRRLREQGGEGDLTPSQVSVLLRLESDGPATAAAIARAEGMRQQSIGPIVAALEGAGLVSGAPDPHDGRQTLLALTDLFRKRVHDGRVAKQDWLTRTIAARLSVREQEQLASAVGLLKRLVED; this is encoded by the coding sequence ATGTTGGCACAGGAGTTGCGGGCGTTGCTCGGCAAGTTGAGGCGGCGGTTGCGGGAGCAGGGAGGTGAGGGGGATCTGACGCCGTCGCAGGTTTCGGTGTTGTTGCGGCTGGAGTCGGACGGTCCGGCGACGGCGGCGGCGATTGCGCGGGCGGAGGGGATGCGGCAGCAATCGATCGGGCCGATCGTGGCTGCGCTGGAGGGGGCGGGTTTGGTCAGCGGCGCGCCTGATCCGCATGATGGGCGCCAGACGCTGCTTGCGCTGACAGATTTGTTTCGCAAGCGGGTTCATGACGGGCGGGTGGCCAAACAGGATTGGTTGACCCGGACGATTGCCGCGCGGCTGTCGGTTCGGGAGCAGGAACAGCTTGCTTCAGCGGTGGGCTTGCTCAAGCGGCTCGTCGAGGACTGA
- a CDS encoding MFS transporter yields the protein MGAIGVFRSLRGFNYRVWIIGAFVSNIGTWIQATAQDWLVLTRLTHHDASAVGIVLGLQFGPQFLLLPWTGGAADRLNQHKLLMVTQAVMGTLALGLGLLTVAGVVRLWQVYVFAFLFGSAAAFDAPVRQTFVAELVGDGDLHNAVSLNSTSFNLARMIGPAVSGVIIADGGTGWAFLANGVSFAAVVMSLGFLRLGDLDPHARVTRAKGNFIEGLRYVRGRPDLIAILAMLFLFGTFGLNFPIFISTMAVTVFHADARGYGVLSSVMAVGTVAGALFGAGRREAGFGSLLAGAGVFGIGCTLAALAPGYWWFAGALVVMGAATLTFTNTTNSLMQLSTEPAMRGRVMALRVGVALGGTPIGAPLIGLVADRFGPRWALGVGAASGFAAAAVGVYAAVRLKRGAVFAAGTRR from the coding sequence GTGGGTGCGATCGGGGTGTTTCGGTCGCTGCGCGGGTTCAATTATCGAGTGTGGATCATTGGTGCGTTCGTTTCCAATATCGGCACATGGATTCAGGCGACGGCGCAGGACTGGCTGGTGCTGACGCGGCTCACGCATCATGACGCCTCGGCGGTGGGGATCGTGCTCGGGCTGCAGTTCGGGCCGCAATTTCTGTTGTTGCCGTGGACGGGCGGGGCGGCGGATCGGCTGAACCAGCACAAGCTGCTGATGGTGACGCAGGCGGTGATGGGCACGCTGGCGCTGGGGCTCGGGCTGCTGACGGTGGCCGGGGTTGTTCGGCTCTGGCAGGTTTATGTGTTTGCGTTTCTGTTCGGCAGTGCGGCGGCGTTCGATGCGCCGGTGCGCCAGACGTTCGTTGCAGAGTTGGTGGGCGATGGCGATCTGCATAATGCGGTGTCGCTGAACTCGACCTCGTTCAACCTCGCGCGGATGATCGGGCCGGCGGTTTCGGGGGTGATCATTGCCGATGGGGGGACGGGGTGGGCGTTTCTGGCCAACGGGGTTTCGTTCGCGGCGGTGGTGATGTCGCTTGGGTTTCTACGGCTCGGCGACCTCGATCCGCATGCGCGGGTTACGCGGGCCAAGGGGAATTTCATCGAAGGGTTGCGGTATGTGCGGGGGCGGCCGGATCTGATCGCGATTCTGGCGATGCTGTTTCTGTTCGGCACGTTCGGATTGAATTTTCCGATTTTCATTTCGACGATGGCGGTTACGGTGTTTCATGCCGATGCGCGCGGGTATGGGGTTTTGTCTTCGGTCATGGCGGTGGGGACGGTTGCCGGGGCTTTGTTCGGCGCGGGGCGGCGCGAGGCGGGGTTCGGTTCGTTGCTGGCGGGTGCGGGGGTTTTCGGGATCGGGTGTACGCTGGCGGCGTTGGCGCCGGGGTATTGGTGGTTTGCCGGGGCGCTCGTGGTCATGGGAGCGGCGACGCTGACGTTTACCAACACGACCAATAGTTTGATGCAGCTTTCGACCGAGCCGGCGATGCGGGGGCGGGTGATGGCGTTGCGGGTCGGGGTTGCGTTGGGGGGAACGCCGATCGGGGCGCCGTTGATCGGCTTGGTGGCGGATCGGTTCGGGCCGCGCTGGGCGTTGGGGGTGGGTGCGGCTTCGGGGTTTGCGGCGGCGGCGGTGGGGGTTTATGCGGCGGTTCGGTTGAAGCGGGGTGCGGTTTTCGCAGCGGGGACACGTCGATGA
- the bioB gene encoding biotin synthase BioB has translation MSLTLEHPSPTRARIAALLVLPLPELIFRAQTIHRQHFDPTAIQISTLLSIKTGGCPEDCGYCPQSAGFEAGVPASKLMDLEPVLEAARRARDAGAQRFCMGAAWRSPKDHDLDRVAGMVAGVKALGLETCVTLGMLRPDQANRLKSAGLDYYNHNLDTSPEFYGTIITTRVYQDRLDTLAAVRDAGINVCCGGIIGMGEDLDDRAGLLAALADLDPYPESVPINALVAVKGTALGDAAPIDPIDFVRTIAAARIAMPKSYVRLSAGREALSDEAQALCFLAGANSIFYGDTLLTTSNPAVARDNALFEKLGLTRQS, from the coding sequence ATGTCCCTGACGCTCGAACACCCATCCCCCACCCGTGCCCGTATTGCGGCCCTGCTGGTTCTGCCGCTGCCCGAGCTGATTTTCCGTGCCCAGACCATTCATCGTCAGCATTTCGACCCGACCGCGATCCAGATTTCCACGCTTCTGTCGATCAAGACGGGCGGCTGTCCCGAGGATTGCGGCTATTGCCCCCAATCGGCGGGGTTCGAGGCCGGTGTTCCCGCCTCGAAGCTGATGGACCTCGAACCCGTGCTCGAAGCCGCCCGCCGCGCGCGCGATGCCGGGGCGCAGCGTTTCTGCATGGGCGCAGCCTGGCGTTCGCCCAAGGATCACGATCTCGATCGTGTCGCCGGCATGGTCGCGGGCGTCAAGGCGCTCGGCCTCGAAACCTGCGTCACGCTTGGTATGCTCCGCCCCGATCAGGCCAACCGCCTGAAATCCGCCGGGCTCGACTATTACAACCATAATCTCGACACCTCGCCCGAGTTCTACGGCACCATCATCACCACCCGCGTCTATCAGGACCGGCTCGACACCCTCGCCGCCGTCCGCGATGCCGGCATCAACGTCTGCTGCGGCGGCATCATCGGCATGGGCGAAGACCTCGACGACCGCGCCGGCCTCCTCGCCGCCCTGGCCGATCTCGACCCCTACCCGGAATCGGTCCCGATCAACGCCCTCGTCGCGGTCAAGGGCACCGCGCTGGGCGATGCCGCCCCGATCGACCCGATCGATTTCGTCCGCACCATCGCCGCCGCCCGCATCGCCATGCCGAAATCCTATGTCCGCCTGTCCGCCGGCCGCGAAGCCCTCTCGGACGAAGCCCAGGCGCTCTGTTTCCTCGCCGGTGCCAACTCGATCTTCTATGGCGACACGCTGCTGACCACCAGCAACCCCGCCGTCGCGCGCGATAACGCCCTGTTCGAAAAACTGGGCCTCACCCGCCAATCGTGA